The following proteins are encoded in a genomic region of Paralichthys olivaceus isolate ysfri-2021 chromosome 23, ASM2471397v2, whole genome shotgun sequence:
- the adm2a gene encoding protein ADM2a, translating to MRCLLPLTVYCISLVSLQLQAAPVEERSDSSTRSDLLSKLIGQTEDKALASGNQPNTAMPSSAPSQSPKWLPGFLRSPPASGARTVSPSLGWLSKVLQFKTRALRVRRHAHSGSRGGHHYPHHAQLKRVGCVLGTCQVQNLSHRLYQLIGQSGREDSSPINPRSPHSYG from the exons ATGCGGTGTCTTCTCCCGCTCACTGTGTATTGCATCAGCCTGGTTTCCCTCCAGCTGCAGGCTGCACCGGTGGAGGAGCGCTCCGACAGCAGCACCAG GTCGGACCTCCTCAGCAAACTCATCGGTCAGACGGAGGATAAAGCCTTGGCGTCGGGAAACCAGCCAAACACCGCCATGCCCTCTTCAGCCCCCAGCCAATCCCCAAAATGGCTGCCTGGTTTCCTCAGAAGCCCACCGGCCTCAGGAGCGAGAACAGTCTCGCCAAGCCTGGGTTGGCTTTCTAAAGTTTTGCAGTTCAAGACGAGGGCACTGAGAGTTCGCCGCCATGCCCACTCGGGTTCGCGAGGGGGTCACCACTACCCTCATCATGCCCAGCTGAAGAGAGTGGGTTGTGTCCTGGGAACCTGCCAAGTGCAGAACCTTAGCCACCGGCTCTATCAGCTCATTGGTCAGAGTGGCAGAGAAGACTCGTCCCCCATTAATCCCAGAAGCCCTCATAGTTATGGATGA